In Achromobacter pestifer, the DNA window CTCGCGGCTGCGAGCCTCGCGCGGCGCGCGGAAGAAATCGGCCGAAGGCGCTTCCTCGATGATGCGGCCTTCGTCCATGAAGATGACCCGGTGCGCGACTTCGCGCGCAAAGCCCATTTCGTGGGTGACGACCAGCATGGTCATGCGTTCGTCGGCCAGCTGCTTCATGGTGCGCAGCACTTCGCCGGTCAGTTCCGGATCCAGCGCCGAGGTGGGCTCGTCAAACAGCATGATGTCCGGCTCCATGGCCAGCGCGCGGGCGATCGCCACGCGCTGCTTCTGGCCGCCGGACAGGCGCGTCGGATAGTTGTCGCGCTTGTTCAGCAGGCCGACCTTGCGCAGCAGCTCTTCCGCCTTGGGCACGATCTGGGCGCGGGCCATGCCCTTGACGGTGATGGGCGCCTCGATGATGTTCTGCAGCACCGTCATGTGCGGGAACAGGTTGAACGACTGGAACACCATGCCCATCTTGCGGCAGATGCGGCGCACGTCGGCGTCGCTGGCGTACTGGCTGTGCCCGCCGGGCACAGCGCGGGCCATGGCCTCGCCTTCGACCTCGATGCTGCCCTCGTCTATGGTTTCCAGGTGGTTCAGGCAACGCAGGAAGGTGCTCTTGCCGGAACCGGACGGCCCGATCACCGCCACCACTTCGCCCTGGCCCAGGGTCAGCGACACCCGGTCCAGCACGCGGTTGGAGCCGAAGGATTTGATGATCTCGCGGGCCTCGATCATGACGGGACGCGCGGACGGAGAATTACTGGTCATATTTGGCATAGCGCTTTTCCATGTGCTGGAAGAACCACGTCAGGATCAGCGTCATGATGAGATAGAAGGCGGCGGCGACCAGGAACGGCGTGGTCGTGAAGTCACGCTGCACGATGCCGCGCGCCGTGCGCAGGATGTCGTTGAGCGCCAGCACGTAGATGAGCGAGGTGTCCTTGACCAGGGTGATGGTCTCGTTGCTCATGGGCGGCAGCACCCGCTGCACCATCTGCGGCAGCACGATGCGGCGCAGCGTCTGCAGATAGGTCATGCCCAGCACCTTGCTGCCCTCGTACTGGCCGCGGTCCACCGACTGGATGCCGGCGCGGAAGATCTCGGCGAAATAAGCCGCATAGTTCAGCGCGAAGGCCACCACGGCGGCCGGAAAGTCCGGCAGGCGGATGCCGATCACCGGCACGAACGGCAGCGCGAAGTAGATGAACAGCATCTGCAGCATCAGCGGCGTGCCGCGCATGAGCCAGATATAGCCATTGACCAGGCTGCTGGCCAGCCGCCACTTCGAGATCCGCACCAGCGCCAGCACCAGGCCCAGCGGGACGGCCAGCGCCAGCGTGATGAAAAACAGCGTCAAGGTGACTTTCGCGCCTTGCGCCAATGGCCCCAATAGGGAGAGTACGTAGTCCATGCCGTGGGTTCGCGCCGTCAGCGTCCGTGGACGCCAGGGCAAGATCGTTTCATGAGTAAGCCCGCCAGGCGCATCGGCGCCGCGGCGGGCTGCGAAATACTGCCGGCGCGCCCGGGCCGGAGGGCCGCGGGCGCCGCCCGCCCCTTACTTGATGATGTTGGCGCCGAACCACTGGGTGGCGATGCGGCCGGCGGTGCCGTCCTGCTTCATCGAATCCAGGGTCTTGTCCAGCTTGCCCAGCAGCTCGGTGTCGTCCTTGCGCACGCCGACGCCGTAGTCCTCGGTGCCGAAGTTCTCGTCCAGCACGCGGTACTCGCCGGCGCGCTTGCTGATCAGGTAGCGGCCCACCACTTCGTCCACCACAATGGCGTCCAGGCGGCCGGCGGCCAGGTCCATCAGCGCGGTGACGTTGTCGCCGAACTTCTTGACTTCCTTGATCTGGGCCGCGACCGGATCCTTGGCGATGGCGTCGGTGGCGCTGCTGCCGTCCTGGGCGCCGACGACCTTGCCGGCCAGGTCAGCCTTGAGCTTCACCGGGGACGCGTTGCCGACGATGATGATCTGGTGGTTGGCCATGTAGGGCGCGGTGAAACTGATATTCTTCTTGCGCTCTTCGGTGATGGTCAGGCCGTTCCACAGCACGTCGACGCGCTTGCCGTTGAGTTCGGCTTCCTTGGCGCTCCAGTCGATGGGCTTGAACTCCACTTCCAGGCCCAGGCGCTTGCTGGCTTCCTTGGCCATGTCGATGTCGAAACCGACGATCTGGTTGTTCGAATCGCGGAAACCCATGGGCGGGAAGTTGTCATCCAGGCCGACCACGACCTTCTTGACGGCGGCGGGCGCCTGCGCACCGGCGGCGGCGGGCGCATTGTCGCTGGGGCCGCAAGCCGTGAGCAGCGCGGTTGCGGAAGCGAGGAGTACAGCTGTCAGTTTTTTCATCGTTATGGATGCGCCGGGCGCAGGAATGAAGAATGCCGGAATGGCCAGTCAAAAAGCCGCGAGCCGGTATTTTAGCCTCC includes these proteins:
- a CDS encoding amino acid ABC transporter ATP-binding protein; the encoded protein is MIEAREIIKSFGSNRVLDRVSLTLGQGEVVAVIGPSGSGKSTFLRCLNHLETIDEGSIEVEGEAMARAVPGGHSQYASDADVRRICRKMGMVFQSFNLFPHMTVLQNIIEAPITVKGMARAQIVPKAEELLRKVGLLNKRDNYPTRLSGGQKQRVAIARALAMEPDIMLFDEPTSALDPELTGEVLRTMKQLADERMTMLVVTHEMGFAREVAHRVIFMDEGRIIEEAPSADFFRAPREARSREFLAHML
- a CDS encoding amino acid ABC transporter permease, coding for MDYVLSLLGPLAQGAKVTLTLFFITLALAVPLGLVLALVRISKWRLASSLVNGYIWLMRGTPLMLQMLFIYFALPFVPVIGIRLPDFPAAVVAFALNYAAYFAEIFRAGIQSVDRGQYEGSKVLGMTYLQTLRRIVLPQMVQRVLPPMSNETITLVKDTSLIYVLALNDILRTARGIVQRDFTTTPFLVAAAFYLIMTLILTWFFQHMEKRYAKYDQ
- a CDS encoding amino acid ABC transporter substrate-binding protein; translated protein: MKKLTAVLLASATALLTACGPSDNAPAAAGAQAPAAVKKVVVGLDDNFPPMGFRDSNNQIVGFDIDMAKEASKRLGLEVEFKPIDWSAKEAELNGKRVDVLWNGLTITEERKKNISFTAPYMANHQIIIVGNASPVKLKADLAGKVVGAQDGSSATDAIAKDPVAAQIKEVKKFGDNVTALMDLAAGRLDAIVVDEVVGRYLISKRAGEYRVLDENFGTEDYGVGVRKDDTELLGKLDKTLDSMKQDGTAGRIATQWFGANIIK